The proteins below are encoded in one region of archaeon BMS3Bbin15:
- the queC gene encoding 7-cyano-7-deazaguanine synthase, with translation MKSIALLSSGLDSVVATTRANNEGRVELALTFDYGQRAAAQEIFYASRVCEILGIKHRVIKISWLSEISKSALTDLNSEIPEPEDRELDIKEITEETAKQVWVPNRNGVFINIAASFAEAIEADAIIVGFDAEEAVTFPDNSRSYVEAVNTALSFSTMNKVEVTAPVINLNKSEIVALGLEINAPLEWSWSCYYGSENPCMKCESCRRRERAFRSIGFKDPLKKRLGMSITTH, from the coding sequence TTGCTCAGTTCAGGCCTTGATAGTGTCGTAGCAACCACCAGAGCAAACAATGAAGGTAGGGTTGAGCTCGCTCTAACCTTTGATTATGGCCAGAGGGCTGCTGCGCAGGAGATATTCTATGCCTCCAGAGTATGCGAAATCCTTGGCATAAAACACAGAGTTATAAAAATTTCATGGCTCAGTGAGATATCAAAATCTGCTCTTACAGATTTAAATTCAGAAATACCCGAACCTGAAGACAGAGAGCTTGACATAAAAGAAATCACTGAAGAAACAGCAAAGCAGGTCTGGGTGCCCAATAGAAATGGAGTTTTTATCAACATTGCTGCAAGCTTTGCAGAGGCTATTGAAGCGGATGCAATAATCGTAGGTTTTGATGCGGAAGAAGCAGTTACATTTCCTGACAACTCAAGAAGCTATGTTGAGGCTGTTAATACTGCTTTAAGCTTCTCCACCATGAATAAAGTAGAGGTTACAGCACCTGTGATAAATCTTAACAAGAGTGAAATAGTTGCTCTTGGCCTTGAAATTAATGCACCCCTGGAATGGAGCTGGAGCTGCTACTATGGTTCAGAGAATCCATGTATGAAATGTGAGAGTTGCAGGCGCAGAGAAAGAGCATTCAGGAGTATTGGATTTAAAGACCCTCTCAAAAAGAGGCTGGGAATGTCAATCACCACCCATTAA